Proteins from a single region of Euleptes europaea isolate rEulEur1 chromosome 21, rEulEur1.hap1, whole genome shotgun sequence:
- the ITPRIPL2 gene encoding inositol 1,4,5-trisphosphate receptor-interacting protein-like 2, producing the protein MSAYRLNVRVFWPLAACCGCTALLGLWPALRMRGGWGDGASTALPKGAALLLLLGLLACVGLRGRRRRAPVEGPVPGSRRGAQGPDPGRRGPLEAFHERRLRLSPHVLGHSKAHVALVLGELLRAGKAAGRLALRGDFVRVGSAYEGHKVRSPDAFDVLLPLRLPPGLALHLQPQEGRRGTWRGALRVVAPGGLSRALCVEAGGERHLSAALLQRWFQGHVQRCLAAVRSRLQERAKVSLAVGPGRPLALHVAPCSDYVCCHLSLAVRLIPAVPLGEALYLTPWPDPRPDAFWTLDVSRQEQRLLSWLREQAPADACHLKCLQLLKGLRDLGGRSLEQPLAAQWGRVLSSYVLKTALLALLLRGPLQAWADRFLVERLEDLVAFLAEGLRRHLLRHVFLGNPALPEAVGLPKFLKEAAPVNLLADFEGPTLDRVAAHLLDTWRQAPKIIRMYSGHGYQRTHPV; encoded by the coding sequence ATGAGCGCCTACCGCCTGAACGTGCGCGTCTTCTGGCCGCTGGCTGCCTGCTGCGGCTGCACGGCACTGCTGGGCCTGTGGCCGGCGCTGCGGATGCGCGGCGGGTGGGGGGACGGCGCCTCGACGGCGCTGCCCAAGGgcgcggcgctgctgctgctgctggggctgctggcCTGCGTGGGgctgcgcggccgccgccgccgggccccaGTGGAGGGCCCCGTCCCAGGCAGCCGCAGGGGAGCCCAGGGTCCCGATCCCGGCCGGCGCGGCCCGCTGGAGGCCTTCCACGAGCGCCGCCTGCGCCTCTCGCCCCACGTGCTGGGCCACAGCAAGGCGCACGTGGCGCTGGTGCTGGGCGAGCTGCTGCGCGCCGGCAAGGCGGCCGGCCGGCTGGCCCTGCGCGGCGACTTTGTGCGGGTGGGCAGTGCCTACGAGGGCCACAAGGTGCGCAGCCCCGACGCCTTCGACGTGCTCCTGCCCCTGCGCCTGCCGCCCGGCCTGGCCCTGCACCTGCAGCCCCAGGAGGGCCGGCGCGGCACCTGGCGCGGGGCCTTGCGCGTGGTGGCCCCCGGCGGGCTGAGCCGGGCCCTGTGCGTGGAGGCGGGGGGCGAGCGCCACCTGTCGGCCGCGCTGCTGCAGCGCTGGTTCCAGGGCCACGTCCAGCGCTGCCTGGCCGCCGTCCGCTCCCGCCTGCAGGAGCGTGCCAAGGTCAGCCTGGCCGTGGGGCCTGGCCGCCCGCTGGCCCTCCACGTGGCGCCTTGCTCCGACTACGTCTGCTGCCACCTCTCGCTGGCCGTCCGCCTCATCCCCGCCGTCCCCTTGGGCGAGGCCCTCTACCTCACCCCCTGGCCTGACCCCCGGCCCGACGCCTTCTGGACCCTCGACGTCTCCCGGCAGGAGCAGCGCCTGCTGAGCTGGCTGCGGGAGCAGGCCCCGGCCGACGCCTGCCACCTCAAGTGCCTGCAGCTCCTCAAGGGCCTCCGGGACCTGGGGGGCCGCTCCCTGGAGCAGCCCCTGGCCGCCCAGTGGGGCCGGGTCCTCTCCTCCTACGTCCTTAAGACGGCCCTCCTCGCCCTTCTCCTGCGGGGACCCTTGCAGGCCTGGGCCGACCGCTTCTTGGTGGAGAGGCTGGAGGACTTGGTGGCCTTCCTGGCGGAGGGCCTGCGGAGACACCTCCTGCGCCACGTCTTCCTGGGCAACCCCGCCCTCCCTGAAGCCGTGGGCCTCCCCAAGTTCCTCAAGGAGGCCGCGCCCGTCAACCTGCTGGCCGACTTTGAGGGACCCACCTTGGACCGGGTGGCCGCCCACCTCCTGGACACTTGGCGGCAGGCGCCCAAAATCATCCGCATGTACAGCGGCCACGGGTACCAAAGGACGCATCCCGTCTGA